In Cryptomeria japonica chromosome 10, Sugi_1.0, whole genome shotgun sequence, a genomic segment contains:
- the LOC131033310 gene encoding uncharacterized protein LOC131033310, with translation MAGNPEATVYIGNLDERVDEKVVYEIMVQAGPLIYLYIPRDKESKKHKGYAFAEYPSHSDAQYAINLFSGFVCLYNRPLKFRISGQGVAVSQQSSGQITQKCTDQKTPNPGRATSSSPSASCGSDYLYGNGSPGGRRTESHMKVSNYRKSPLSQNPLVAEVLRYNTRMAAVCHRGVGSSVSPCAFT, from the exons ATGGCAGGGAATCCAGAGGCTACTGTTTACATTG GGAACTTGGATGAAAGAGTGGATGAGAAAGTGGTCTATGAAATAATGGTTCAGGCAGGGCCATTGATATATCTGTACATTCCAAGAGATAAAGAAAGCAAAAAACACAAGGGTTATGCTTTTGCAGAGTACCCATCACATTCAGATGCTCAGTATGCCATTAACTTGTTTTCAGGCTTTGTTTGCCTTTATAACAGGCCTCTCAAGTTCAGG ATCTCTGGTCAAGGTGTAGCTGTTTCGCAACAGTCATCTGGACAGATTACACAGAAATGCACTGACCAGAAAACCCCAAACCCCGGGAGGGCCACTTCCAGCTCCCCATCTGCTTCTTGTGGATCTGACTATTTGTATG GCAATGGCAGCCCTGGAGGCAGAAGAACTGAATCTCACATGAAGGTTTCTAATTACAGAAAGTCTCCCCTGTCACAGAATCCATTAGTTGCAGAGGTCTTGAGATATAACACTCGGATGGCAGCAGTATGTCACAGGGGTGTGGGATCCTCTGTCTCGCCTTGTGCATTTACTTAG